The proteins below come from a single Cryptococcus gattii WM276 chromosome D, complete sequence genomic window:
- a CDS encoding cytosine-purine permease, putative (Similar to TIGR gene model, XP_572600.1), whose product MSITPPIHDEKDIEAQTYVSPVGRQHNHASTGGILEANDGVPRGKGFFAPLWKAMAWFDRFGVEVRGIERVPEDDRPHTSWWDNGTLWFSVNSCVGTFGVGYLGHLYYGMGLRDAALTIVFFNLLSCAPVAYMCTFGKELGLRQMVLSRFSLGYWTGTIPVIFNLIACCGWATMNTIAGVSCWRAVSTTHQIPAVAATVILALVALVISFCGYKVIHLYEKFAGYPVLIAFLVSMGTSAKYMDLPGAWGPSGPVEAAGVLTFGCAIVGFAIGWVGYAADFTVSMPKETSSKKLFWVTYWGLAIPLIFIELMGALAVTTFSARPDWEEMFNDGAVGGLLAGLLQPCGGFGKFLLVILGLSTVAVNTPNVYIFTNTFHALSPYCQAIPRPFIALIVSIIYAALAAAGANSFSAVLENLLLFLAYWLAMYFGIVATEHLVFRKNSFDNYVPDDYTNWRMLPLGVAGFFALGLGWTGAALGMNTSWFIGPIAKRIGGGGDVGFELAFGFAVTTFIPLRYFEKKYWGH is encoded by the exons ATGTCTATCACACCACCCATACACGACGAAAAAGATATCGAAGCCCAAACCTACGTTTCCCCAGTCGGTCGCCAACATAATCATGCCTCTACAGGTGGTATTCTCGAGGCTAATGATGGTGTACCCCGAGGGAAGGGTTTCTTTGCCCCTTTATGGAAAGCCATGGCCTGGTTTGATCGG TTCGGAGTTGAAGTAAGAGGTATTGAAAGAGTACCTGAAGATGACAGACCTCATACAAGCTG GTGGGATAACGGTACACTCTGGTTTTCCGTCAATTCTTGTGTCGGTACTTTTGGTGTTGGCTACCTGGGGCACCTCTACTACGGTATGGGCCTTCGAGATGCCGCTCTAACTATTGTCTTCTTCAACTTGCTTTCCTGCGCTCCCGTCGCTTATATGTGTACTTTCGGTAAA GAACTTGGGCTTCGCCAGATGGTCCTCTCACGTTTTTCCCTTGGTTATTGGACAGGTACTATCCCCGTTATCTTCAACTTAATTGCTTGTTGTGGTTGGGCCA CCATGAACACTATAGCTGGTGTCTCTTGTTGGCGAGCAGTCAGCACTACTCATCAAATACCTGCGGTTGCTGCTACTGTTATCCTTGCTCTCGTTGCTCTTGTCATTTCCTTCTGTGGATACAAGGTCATCCATCTTTATGAAAAGTTTGCCGGTTATCCTGTTTTGAT CGCTTTCTTGGTCTCTATGGGCACTTCTGCCAAGTACATGGACCTCCCAGGCGCTTGGGGTCCCAGCGGACCCGTAGAAGCTGCCGGTGTTCTCACGTTTGGCTGTGCCATTGTCGGATTTGC GATCGGATGGGTCGGATACGCTGCCGATTTTACAGTCTCCATGCCCAAAGAGACAAGTAGCAAAAAGCTTTTCTGGGTTACCTACTGGGGTCTTGCAATTCCATTGATCTTCATTGAGCTTATGGGTGCATTGGCGGTCACTACCTTTAGTGCCCGACCTGATTGGGAAGAGATGT TCAACGATGGGGCTGTCGGTGGCTTACTCGCGGGCCTTCTTCAGCCTTGTGGCGGCTTTGGTAAATTCTTGCTTGTCATCCTCGGTTTGTCAACCGTGGCTGTCAACACACC CAACGTTTATATCTTTACCAACACTTTCCACGCGCTCTCCCCTTATTGCCAAGCCATTCCCCGTCCTTTCATTGCCCTCATTGTCAGCATCATCTACGCCGCTCTTGCCGCAGCCGGTGCAAATTCCTTCTCTGCTGTGCTTGaaaatcttcttctgttctTGGCTTATTGGCTCGCCATGTACTTTGGTATCGTGGCGACTGAGCACTTAGTTTTTAGGAAGAACAGCTTCGACAATTATGTGCCAGATGATTATACAAATTGGAGGATGTTGCCTCTGGGTGTTGCTGGGTTCTTTGCCTTGGGTCTCGGATGGACAGGTGCTGCGCTTG GTATGAATACTTCCTGGTTCATCGGCCCTATTGCGAAACGAAttggaggtggtggtgatgTGGGCTTTGAGCTGGCCTTTGGATTTGCAGTAACAACCTTCATTCCATTACGATACTTTGAAAAGAAGTACTGGGGCCATTAG
- a CDS encoding RNA cap binding protein, putative (Similar to TIGR gene model, INSD accession AAW46642.1), with protein MDALIPFTTSGSLVDLVDKKVLVILRDGRKLLGVFRSYDQFAFLLQPLCFDGILHILGILMQHANAANFLLESCVERLHYKLEYADKDIGVLLVRGENVVALGEIDLIAEDMVPLQQVNLQEIEEKISAENKQRERDHAVKESVLSKMGFVNEGKEGDAY; from the exons ATGGACGCTCTCATCCCGTTCACGACTTCCGGTTCACTGGTTGACCTTGTTGACA AGAAAGTGCTCGTTATTCTGCGAGACGGTAGGAAGTTGTTAGGTGTTTTTAGGAGTTACGACCAATTTG CCTTCTTGCTGCAACCATTATGTTTCGACGGGATTTTACATATACTTGGCATCCTGATGCAACATGCGAACGCAGCCAACTTCCTTCTTGAATCATGTGTAGAGAGATTACACTACAAACTAGAATATGCCGACAAGGATATCGGAGTGCTGTTAGTGCGAGGGGAGAATGTTGTGGCTTTGGGAGAAATT GATCTGATAGCAGAAGACATGGTACCTTTACAACAAGTAAACTTGCAAGAAATTGAGGAGAAAATTTCCGCTGAGAAC AAACAACGAGAACGAGACCATGCTGTAAAAGAGTCTGTGTTATCAAAGATGGGCTTTGTGAACGAGGGCAAGGAGGGCGATGCGTACTAG
- a CDS encoding Catalase A, putative (Similar to TIGR gene model, INSD accession AAW46641.1~Catalase 1) has protein sequence MAQMLNQAVNAVAGDAKYRQMAENTIDQTNKTPLTTYFGVKVPETDLSLRAGARGPTLLEDFHNREKIQHFDHERIPERVVHARGSAAHGEFKLHTPLTGITTAKVLTDTSKVVPAYVRFSTVAGSRGSADTVRDVRGFATRFYTDEGNWDLVGNNIPVFFIQDAIKFPDVIHAVKPAPHNEIPQAQTAHDNAWDFISLHQQAAHMQQWLTSDRAVPRSFRMMQGFGVHTFRLINEEGKSTFVKYHWIPHLGSHSLVWDEALKIAGQDPDFHRRDLWDAIEVKAFPKWELGVQLIKEEDEHKFDFDILDSTKLIPEELVPVQKIGTLTLNRNPVDFFAEVEQVAFCTQHIVPGMDFTDDPLLAGRNFSYPDTQISRLGVNWTDLPINRPICPFMTNFRDGQMSIFSKNNRTPYHPNRNDTLSLTSSKDGGFTSYPEKISGSKERLNSPKFKEYYSQGTLFWNSMSETEKEHMISAYQFELSHCAENVVIQNVINRLNELNHDLAAAVHASFPHLNLPEAKPTHNMKSEYLSQITGKNQVFTASGRRIGIYLVQGYTYSQVVPLFAAFEAAGCMVKFIGPTLGPIKAANGESFTAEFTFEGCRSTFFDAIVIAGGPDDSFIQKLKIGRLIHAVREAYMHLKAIGVLGNATQWVVDTCLPGDFSSNAKTESSVVMENGVVFAPGDPTLHSVQFAKQFLEGVANHRVWDRQVAHIAA, from the exons ATGGCGCAAATGCTGAATCAAG CCGTCAATGCCGTTGCTGGCGATGCTAAATATCGCCAAATGGCCGAGAACACCATCGATCAGACGAACAAGACTCCGTTAACGACTTACTTTGGAGTGAAAGTCCCAGAAACTGATCTTTCGTTGCGAGCTGGTGCCAGGGGGCCCACTCTGCTTGAAG ACTTCCATAACAGAGAAAAGATTCAGCATTTCGATCACGAGCGCATTCCTGAGCGAGTTGTGCACGCTCGTGGCAGCGCAGCTCATGGAGAGTTCAAGCTTCATACTCCTCTGACCGGCATCACTACTGCAAAG GTTTTGACCGATACCAGCAAGGTTGTCCCTGCCTATGTCAGGTTCAGCACCGTCGCTGGTTCACGAGGCAGTGCTGACACCGTGAGAGATGTCCGAGGCTTTGCCACTAGGTTCTATACAGACGAAGGTAATTGGGATCTCG TGGGCAACAACATACCAGTCTTCTTTATCCAA GATGCTATCAAATTCCCAGATGTCATCCACGCCGTTAAGCCTGCTCCCCACAATGAGATACCTCAAGCCCAAACTGCGCACGACAATGCTTGGGACTTCATATCTCTCCATCAACAAGCTGCTCACATGCAGCAGTGGCTTACTTCCGACCGGGCTGTTCCTCGATCCTTTCGTATGATGCAAGGTTTCGGTGTCCATACCTTCCGACTTATCAATGAGGAAGGCAAGAGCACTTTTGTCAAGTACCACTGGATTCCTCATCTCGGCAGTCATTCTCTTGTGTGGGATGAGGCCCTCAAAATTGCCGGACAAGACCCGGACTTCCATCGAAGGGATCTCTGGGACGCAATCGAAGTCAAAGCATTCCCCAAATGGGAGTTGGGCGTACAGCTGAtcaaagaggaagatgaacACAAGTTTGACTTCGACATCCTTGACTCAACCAAG CTTATTCCTGAGGAACTCGTACCTGTTCAGAAGATTGGGACTTTGACGCTCAATCGCAATCCTGTCGATTTCTTTGCTGAAGTAGAACAAGTCGCTTTTTGTACACAGCACATCGTTCCAGGCATGGACTTTACCGACGaccctcttcttgctgGCAGGAACTTCTCCTATCCTGACACTCAGATTTCACGTTTGGGCGTCAACTGGACCGATCTCCCTATCAATAGACCTATTTGCCCCTTCATGACGAACTTCCGTGATGGGCAAATGAGCATATTCAGCAAAAACAACAGAACGCCTTATCACCCCAACAGGAACGACACTCTTTCACTTACGTCTTCCAAAGATGGTGGCTTCACAAGCTATCCTGAGAAGATATCCGGCTCCAAGGAGAGGCTCAATTCGCCCAAGTTCAAG GAATACTATTCACAGGGAACCCTTTTCTGGAACTCGATGTCCGAGACGGAAAAGGAGCATATGATTAGTGCATACCAGTTTGAGTTGTCGCACTGTGCAGAGAACGTTGTCATCCAAAACGTCATCAACAGGCTCAATGAGTTGAACCACGATCTTGCTGCCGCGGTTCACGCTAGCTTCCCTCACCTTAACTTGCCTGAGGCCAAACCCACCCACAATATGAAATCCGAGTACCTGTCTCAAATTACTGGCAAGAACCAAGTCTTCACTGCTTCTGGGAGAAGGATTGGTATTTACCTAGTACAAGGGTACACTTACTCGCAAGTTGTACCCTTGTTTGCTGCTTTCGAAGCGGCTGGGTGTATGGTGAAGTTT ATTGGCCCTACGCTTGGCCCAATCAAAGCGGCAAATGGCGAGTCATTCACTGCCGAATTCACATTCGAAGGCTGTCGTTCCACTTTCTTTGACGCTATTGTCATCGCCGGTGGTCCCGATGATTCCTTTATCCAGAAGCTCAAGATTGGCCGACTTATTCACGCAGTAAGGGAGGCTTATATGCACCTTAAGGCCATCGGCGTACTTGGTAATGCTACCCAATGGGTGGTAGATACTTGCTTGCCTGGAGATTTCAGCTCCAACGCCAAGACTGAGTCAAGTGTCGTTATGGAAAACGGTGTTGTCTTCGCTCCCGGTGACCCAACTCTCCATTCCGTCCAGTTTGCTAAACAGTTCTTGGAGGGTGTCGCCAACCATCGTGTTTGGGACAGGCAAGTTGCGCACATTGCTGCATAG